Part of the Streptomyces sp. HSG2 genome, AAGGAGACGCTTCGCGCGCGGGCCTGACGGCGAGGCCCGGCGCCGCCGGCTGAGGCCCGTTGCCGCCCCTCATGCGCGGCCCCCGGTACTGGCAGATGGAAACGCGCGGGTCAACAGCGCCGCAACGGCGCCAACCGTCTTGGCAACCCCTGGCACCGGCGATGATCCGCAGCAGGCAGGCGCATGCCCTCATGACGACGGCCCCCGCCCAGGGTGGCGGGGGCCGATTGCTCGGGGCCGGTGGGGGCGCTGGTCACCCGTGGTGCTTGGCGAACTCCACGAGACCGGTGAACCCCTCACGGGTCAGGGTCAGGTGTGGGCCGTTCGGGCCCTTGCTGTCACGGACCAGGAACTCACCCGTGGCGCGTGCGTGGTCGGGCGCCCATTCGATGCACTGTCCCTCGCCGCCGCTGTGGGTGCTCTTGACCCACCGCATGGGCTGAGGGTCGGGAGTGGTGCTCATGTGGCGTGATCCTCCATGATCTTGCGAATCAGGGCTAGCGACTCTTCCTCGGACAGTGCCGCCATGCGAAGCCGATCGAACATGCCGACGGCTTTCGCTACCACGCTGGGCGCGTCGTCGACTTGACCACCATGGGTGGGGGTCTCCGTGTAGACCGCGTGCGCTGCGCCGCTCAACGAGAGCAGCGTAAACGGCAAGTGACTCGGCGAGGCACCCGCTTTGTACGGCAACACTTGAACCGTGACGTGGGGTGATGTCATCCGCACAGACAAGTGGTCAAGTTGCGCGATCATGACGGATCGGCCACCGACACACGCGCGCAAGACGGCCTCGTGGACCACGACCCACAAGAGGGGCGGTTCGTCCCGCTCTATGACGGCCTGCCGCCTCATGCGTAGCTCCACGCGCTCTTTGACTTGGTCCACTGTTTCGCGTGGGAAAGCGGCGCGGATGACGGCGGCGGCGTACTCCGGAGTCTGCAACAGGCCCATGAGGAAGGTGCACGAGTAGTCCGTGATCCCGCTCGCGGACTCCTCAAGGGTGATGTACGGCACGAACCATTCCGGGTGCCCCTGCTTGCTGAGCTTGGCACGTAGACGGGCGTACGTGCCCGGCGTGCCGGCCACCCGGTCCATGGCTTCCGCGAACGCTTCTGAGGCCAGCACAGTGCCGTTCTCAACCTTGCTGACCTGTGCTTGTTGGTAGTGGAGCCTGTCAGCGAACTTCCCTTGAGACAGTCCCAACGCTTCCCGTAGCGCCTTCACCTCCCCACCGAAGTACGCGGCACCGTTCGAGGGCTCTCGTGCCTGGTCAGCTTCCTCGCTCACCTGTTCAACTCCCGCGTATTCCGTTGGCGTTGGAATGGCTCCAGACCTGTTGAGCGTACGCACTTCCCGGCCAAGGTGTGAGTAGGTGGTCACGCAGAGCACGCGGACAAGCGACACGTACGGAGTGGACGACATGGCGACGGAGCGGCGGACGGTAGGCAAGATCGGGGAAGCCGAGGATGCGCGCGACGCCCTCGGCACGGCCCTGCGACAGGCGGGTATCCAGCTTCCCGCGATGGACGTTCGTCCCCCGTTGCATGTCGACGGCGCCGGGTACGCCTTGGTGACCCTCGGCGATTGCTCCGCGCCCGTGGCCCTTGAGCTCGCGGCCGTCATCGAGAGGGGAGCGGCGCGGTGACTCGGCGGGTGTTCCGCTACGTCCCGTTCGCCATCGAGCGGGACGAGACGGCAGAGCCGGAATACGAAGCGCGCCGCGCGTCCGGCGACGATGCCGAGTGCGGCGCGGAGTCCGGAACGCACACCGGACCGGGGCCGGTCGAGGAGTGGCGGCGCAAGGACACGCGGGAGACCGGGCATCGTCGCCATCGCCGGAGCTTGGGCGACTACGCGGTGATGAGGCCCCCGGCGGAACTGGCCGGACTCACGACGGTGGGCGGGGGCACGGAGTGATGTTCGCTCCGTCCGTCGAGCGTCCGTGGCGTGATGCCTGGCCCCTGGTCGCGCAGGCGGGTGACGGTAACGCCTGGGTGACGGGCGCGTGTTGGCTGTACTGCCGTCGTGAGGGCGTGGTCGTGCTGTGGGTCGGCTCGGTGGCCACGCCTGGTGCGACGGGCGACGTGTACGGCTGTGGCCCGTGCCTCGCGGAGCTCGCGCACATGGTGCGCGTGCAGGCGTACGACCGGGCGC contains:
- a CDS encoding DUF397 domain-containing protein, translating into MSTTPDPQPMRWVKSTHSGGEGQCIEWAPDHARATGEFLVRDSKGPNGPHLTLTREGFTGLVEFAKHHG
- a CDS encoding helix-turn-helix transcriptional regulator, coding for MSEEADQAREPSNGAAYFGGEVKALREALGLSQGKFADRLHYQQAQVSKVENGTVLASEAFAEAMDRVAGTPGTYARLRAKLSKQGHPEWFVPYITLEESASGITDYSCTFLMGLLQTPEYAAAVIRAAFPRETVDQVKERVELRMRRQAVIERDEPPLLWVVVHEAVLRACVGGRSVMIAQLDHLSVRMTSPHVTVQVLPYKAGASPSHLPFTLLSLSGAAHAVYTETPTHGGQVDDAPSVVAKAVGMFDRLRMAALSEEESLALIRKIMEDHAT